A window from Chlamydiota bacterium encodes these proteins:
- a CDS encoding lipoprotein-releasing ABC transporter permease subunit, producing MRMPLEMFISLRYLKAKRRHRFISFISFISIAGVALGVMALIVVLAVMSGFEREMKEKVIGVYAELHIHTRALMYDWPGVVAKAEAVPGVVAASPFILNPLMLRTPQRQARGVMVRGIDPEGERRATSLAKFLKQGDLLASGPGILVGKALARELGLVVGDEVKLISPVEVDTPAGPVPIVLDRVIAGIFNAGMSDYDSNLIYADLATAQKLYRFGDGVHGVSVKIRDLYDTDRIQGELRKAFPFPCIVKSWMEQNPTLFAAVNMEKKVMFIIVTLIVLVAALNIASTLIMVVMEKTKDIGILKAIGVRPLSIMAVFTVEGAIIGAIGALIGTAAGLLFLEHINSIATAIDWLTGFNPFPSDIYYFDQIPVEFSWARICWTGFIALALSTIGALYPAWKASRLDPVEALRYE from the coding sequence GTGAGGATGCCGCTGGAGATGTTCATCAGCCTCCGCTACCTGAAGGCCAAGCGCAGGCACCGTTTCATCTCGTTCATCTCGTTCATCTCGATCGCGGGGGTCGCCCTCGGGGTGATGGCGCTCATCGTGGTTTTGGCGGTGATGAGCGGCTTCGAGCGGGAGATGAAGGAGAAGGTGATCGGGGTCTACGCCGAACTGCACATCCACACCCGCGCCCTGATGTACGACTGGCCCGGCGTGGTCGCGAAGGCCGAGGCCGTGCCGGGCGTCGTGGCGGCGAGCCCCTTCATCCTCAATCCGCTGATGCTCCGGACGCCGCAGCGCCAGGCGCGCGGCGTGATGGTGCGGGGGATCGACCCGGAGGGGGAGCGGCGGGCCACCTCCCTCGCGAAGTTCCTGAAACAGGGCGACCTCCTCGCCTCCGGTCCCGGCATCCTCGTCGGGAAGGCGCTGGCGAGGGAGCTGGGCCTCGTGGTCGGGGACGAGGTGAAGCTCATCTCCCCGGTCGAGGTCGACACGCCCGCGGGGCCGGTACCGATCGTGCTCGACCGGGTGATCGCCGGCATCTTCAACGCCGGGATGAGCGACTACGACAGCAACCTCATCTACGCGGATCTCGCGACCGCCCAGAAGCTCTACCGGTTCGGCGACGGCGTCCACGGCGTGAGCGTCAAGATCCGCGACCTGTACGACACGGACCGGATCCAGGGCGAGCTGCGGAAGGCGTTCCCCTTCCCGTGCATCGTCAAGAGCTGGATGGAGCAGAACCCGACGCTCTTCGCCGCGGTCAATATGGAGAAGAAGGTGATGTTCATCATCGTGACCCTGATCGTCCTGGTCGCGGCGCTGAATATCGCCAGCACCCTGATCATGGTGGTGATGGAGAAGACGAAGGATATCGGCATCCTCAAGGCGATCGGCGTCAGGCCGCTGAGCATCATGGCCGTCTTCACCGTGGAGGGGGCGATCATCGGGGCGATCGGCGCCCTCATCGGCACGGCCGCGGGCCTCCTCTTCCTCGAGCATATCAACTCGATCGCGACGGCGATCGACTGGCTCACCGGCTTCAACCCGTTCCCGAGCGACATCTACTACTTCGACCAGATCCCGGTGGAGTTCTCGTGGGCGCGCATCTGCTGGACCGGCTTCATCGCCCTGGCGTTGAGCACGATCGGGGCGCTGTACCCGGCCTGGAAGGCGTCGCGGCTCGACCCGGTGGAGGCGCTTCGCTATGAGTGA
- a CDS encoding ABC transporter ATP-binding protein, translated as MSEANAPFFEARGLRKTYLNGADRIEILRGVGLSVFPGEMLSIVGPSGSGKSTLLHLLGALDRPDSGEVRLDGRDLFKLSENARARVRNESIGFVFQFYHLLPEFTALENVLMPALVYRARGAGGGGAARARAAALLESVGLGDRLVHKPSQLSGGEQQRVAIARALMNRPRLVLADEPSGNLDSRTSAELHALLADLNRREGQAFVIVTHDDELSRRAHRRLRMRDGVVVSADR; from the coding sequence ATGAGTGAGGCGAACGCTCCGTTCTTCGAGGCGCGCGGCCTCCGCAAGACCTACCTGAACGGGGCCGACCGGATCGAGATCCTCCGCGGCGTCGGCCTCTCGGTTTTCCCGGGGGAGATGCTGTCGATCGTGGGGCCCTCCGGTTCGGGGAAGAGCACGCTCCTGCACCTGCTGGGGGCGCTCGACCGCCCGGACTCCGGGGAGGTGCGCCTCGACGGGCGCGACCTGTTCAAACTCTCCGAGAACGCCCGCGCGAGGGTCCGCAACGAAAGCATCGGGTTCGTCTTCCAGTTCTACCACCTCCTGCCGGAGTTCACGGCGCTGGAGAACGTGCTGATGCCGGCGCTCGTCTACCGCGCCCGGGGGGCGGGGGGCGGCGGGGCGGCGCGCGCGCGCGCCGCCGCCCTGCTGGAATCGGTCGGCCTCGGGGACCGCCTCGTCCACAAGCCGTCCCAGCTCTCCGGGGGGGAGCAGCAGCGGGTGGCGATCGCCCGGGCGTTGATGAACCGGCCGCGCCTCGTGCTCGCCGACGAACCCAGCGGCAACCTCGACAGCCGCACCAGCGCGGAGCTGCACGCCCTGCTCGCCGACCTGAACCGCCGCGAGGGGCAGGCGTTCGTCATCGTGACGCACGACGACGAGCTCTCCCGCCGCGCGCATCGACGCCTGCGGATGCGCGACGGCGTGGTGGTTTCGGCGGATCGGTAG
- the ilvE gene encoding branched-chain-amino-acid transaminase, producing MKIYINGSFHSKADAKISVYDHGFLYGDGVFEGIRAYGGRVFRLKEHVDRLFKSAHTIMLSIPMSREAMAEAVVATVRENGLKDAYIRLIITRGIGRLGLNPFTCGTPQVIIIADKIVLYPKAFYQKGLGVVTVPTQRNLGEAVNPRIKSLNYLNNIMAKIEAINAGVYEAIMLNSHGFISECTGDNIFIVSDGRLLTPALYMGVLEGITRDEVMALAARDGIEVRETTLTRHDVFNADECFLTGTAAEIIPVVKVDGRLIGDGKPGPVTRRLMEDFRELVRREGVPV from the coding sequence ATGAAGATCTACATCAACGGCTCGTTCCACTCCAAGGCCGACGCGAAGATCTCCGTCTACGATCACGGGTTCCTCTACGGCGACGGCGTCTTCGAGGGGATCCGCGCCTACGGGGGGAGGGTATTCCGCCTGAAGGAGCACGTGGACCGGCTCTTCAAGAGTGCGCACACGATCATGCTCTCGATCCCGATGAGCCGCGAGGCGATGGCCGAGGCGGTCGTCGCCACGGTCAGGGAGAACGGCCTCAAGGACGCGTACATCCGCCTCATCATCACGCGCGGGATCGGCCGGCTGGGGCTGAACCCGTTCACCTGCGGCACCCCGCAGGTCATCATTATCGCCGACAAGATCGTCCTGTACCCGAAGGCGTTCTACCAGAAGGGGCTGGGCGTCGTCACGGTCCCCACCCAGCGCAACCTCGGCGAGGCGGTCAACCCCAGGATCAAGTCGCTGAACTACCTGAACAACATCATGGCCAAGATCGAGGCGATCAACGCGGGCGTCTACGAGGCGATCATGCTGAACAGCCACGGCTTCATCTCGGAGTGCACCGGCGACAACATCTTCATCGTCAGCGACGGGCGCCTCCTCACCCCCGCGCTCTACATGGGGGTCCTCGAGGGGATCACCCGCGACGAGGTCATGGCCCTCGCCGCGCGGGACGGGATCGAGGTCAGGGAGACGACCCTCACCCGGCACGACGTCTTCAACGCCGACGAGTGCTTCCTGACCGGCACCGCCGCGGAGATCATCCCGGTCGTCAAGGTCGACGGCCGCCTGATCGGCGACGGGAAACCCGGTCCCGTGACGCGCCGCCTGATGGAGGATTTCCGCGAGCTGGTCCGCAGGGAAGGCGTCCCGGTCTGA
- a CDS encoding methylenetetrahydrofolate reductase [NAD(P)H]: MRIAELLTRSAPFVSLEFFPPRDRERWPAFFAAVERLRAVDPLFVSVTYGALGSTRGNTMEIVSRLRNDCGLETMAHLTCIGASAASVEGFLDALVDAGVDNVLALRGDPPADPSAARDLPEGGPACLPGGNGAFRCAADLVSLIRSRHPSLGIGVAAYPEGHPEAPSAEEDLRFLKRKLDLGADFAITQLFFDNAVYFDFVRRAREAGIAKPLIPGILPVLSMSTIDRLVSKCGARLPDDYLARLRDADRRGGPPAVAVEGIAHAKAQARGLIENGAPGIHLYTLNRAEACLEIVRGLPPAHTRGGRR, from the coding sequence ATGCGCATCGCGGAACTGCTCACGAGAAGCGCCCCGTTCGTCTCGCTCGAATTCTTCCCCCCGCGCGACCGGGAGCGCTGGCCGGCGTTCTTCGCCGCGGTGGAACGCCTCCGCGCGGTGGACCCGCTCTTTGTCTCCGTCACGTACGGCGCGCTGGGGAGCACGCGCGGCAACACGATGGAGATCGTCTCGCGCCTGCGGAACGACTGCGGGCTCGAAACGATGGCCCATCTCACCTGCATCGGCGCCTCCGCCGCGTCCGTGGAGGGGTTCCTCGACGCCCTTGTCGACGCGGGCGTGGACAACGTGCTCGCCCTGCGCGGCGACCCGCCCGCGGACCCGTCCGCCGCCCGGGACCTCCCCGAGGGCGGCCCGGCGTGCCTCCCCGGCGGAAACGGCGCGTTCCGCTGCGCGGCCGACCTCGTCTCCCTCATCCGGTCCCGGCACCCCTCGCTCGGCATCGGCGTCGCCGCCTACCCGGAGGGGCACCCCGAGGCGCCGAGCGCGGAGGAGGATCTGCGTTTCCTGAAGCGCAAGCTCGACCTCGGCGCGGACTTCGCCATCACGCAGCTCTTCTTCGACAACGCCGTCTATTTCGACTTCGTGCGCAGGGCCCGGGAGGCGGGAATCGCCAAGCCCCTGATACCCGGGATCCTCCCGGTCCTCTCCATGTCGACCATCGACCGGCTCGTCTCCAAGTGCGGGGCGCGCCTCCCGGACGACTACCTCGCCCGCCTCCGCGATGCGGACCGGCGCGGCGGTCCGCCCGCGGTCGCCGTGGAGGGGATCGCCCATGCGAAGGCCCAGGCGCGCGGGCTCATCGAGAACGGCGCGCCGGGGATCCACCTCTACACGCTGAACAGGGCCGAGGCATGCCTGGAGATCGTGCGGGGCCTGCCGCCGGCGCATACCAGGGGAGGAAGACGATGA
- a CDS encoding NAD(P)H-dependent oxidoreductase, with amino-acid sequence MSRKKIVILCGSPRRAGNTRTLAEWAAEGARKAGVDVELIDLTGLRYAACGCTSCYGCQRIAEYRCVLNDEASELLARLPAADALVIATPIYFFGPSAQTKVFLDRCFSLAKFDEEGNATSALKGKTIALIASAGGEIHEGLKIVEDTFRIFAEFVGGPYASFLAPRAPMEEGALARDAILKEKATAFGATLASSL; translated from the coding sequence ATGAGCCGGAAGAAGATCGTGATCCTGTGCGGGAGCCCGCGCCGGGCGGGAAACACGCGCACGCTTGCGGAGTGGGCGGCCGAGGGCGCGCGGAAGGCGGGCGTCGACGTCGAACTGATCGACCTCACGGGGCTGCGCTACGCCGCCTGCGGCTGCACCTCCTGCTACGGCTGCCAGAGGATTGCGGAGTACCGGTGCGTCCTGAACGACGAGGCCTCGGAACTCCTCGCCCGCCTGCCGGCCGCCGATGCCCTCGTCATCGCCACGCCGATCTACTTCTTCGGCCCCTCGGCGCAGACGAAGGTCTTTCTGGACCGCTGCTTCTCGCTCGCCAAGTTCGACGAGGAGGGGAATGCGACCTCCGCGCTCAAGGGGAAAACGATCGCCCTGATCGCCTCGGCGGGCGGCGAGATACACGAGGGCCTCAAGATCGTCGAGGACACCTTCCGGATCTTCGCCGAGTTCGTCGGGGGACCGTACGCCTCGTTCCTGGCCCCCCGGGCGCCGATGGAGGAAGGCGCGCTCGCGCGCGACGCCATACTCAAGGAAAAGGCGACCGCCTTCGGCGCAACGCTCGCCTCGTCCCTCTGA
- a CDS encoding radical SAM protein, which yields MRTAFLVATRRCTRDCPFCFYATGYLRHPSVELETPRIIEAVGRAAELGATKLIVSGGEPLLRPDLGQILEKAGACGMTRLLLTNGDPLDERTVRRVAQAGLEAVSLSVNDTATLPRRAAAVALLAREAAVPVTAIIAFHRRNANEIPAILDWAARSGVAALLQPAFIPPGSAGERSLSPRRLSPDEWAVVEPAVRRWASASGAEPYARLVLGLYGRGEPLKPRRCAMGSGAFVIDCDGSVYPCFHRRDLAAGGILSSDAAELETRLAAAAEAVAEAPCFGERCVSLFAGVEGIDLAPAR from the coding sequence ATGCGCACCGCCTTTCTTGTCGCCACGCGCCGCTGCACGCGGGACTGCCCGTTCTGCTTCTACGCCACCGGCTACCTCCGCCACCCCTCGGTCGAGCTGGAGACGCCCCGGATCATCGAGGCCGTCGGCAGGGCCGCCGAGCTCGGCGCGACGAAGCTCATCGTCAGCGGCGGCGAGCCGCTCCTCCGCCCGGACCTGGGGCAGATCCTCGAGAAGGCGGGCGCCTGCGGCATGACGCGGCTCCTCCTGACGAACGGCGACCCGCTCGACGAGCGGACCGTCCGGCGCGTCGCGCAGGCGGGCCTCGAGGCCGTCTCCCTCTCGGTGAACGACACCGCCACGCTCCCGCGGCGCGCGGCGGCGGTCGCTCTCCTCGCGCGGGAGGCGGCGGTCCCGGTCACCGCGATCATCGCGTTCCACCGGCGAAACGCGAACGAGATCCCGGCGATCCTCGACTGGGCCGCGCGCAGCGGCGTCGCCGCGCTGCTCCAGCCGGCGTTTATCCCCCCCGGATCGGCGGGGGAGCGGTCCCTCTCCCCGCGCCGCCTCTCCCCGGACGAGTGGGCCGTCGTGGAACCCGCCGTGAGGCGCTGGGCTTCGGCCTCGGGCGCGGAGCCGTACGCCCGCCTCGTGCTCGGCCTCTACGGCCGCGGGGAACCGCTGAAACCCCGCCGCTGCGCCATGGGATCCGGCGCGTTCGTCATCGACTGCGACGGCTCCGTCTACCCGTGTTTCCACCGGCGGGATCTCGCGGCGGGGGGGATCCTTTCGAGCGACGCGGCGGAGCTCGAAACGCGGCTGGCCGCGGCGGCGGAGGCGGTGGCAGAGGCCCCCTGTTTCGGGGAGCGGTGCGTGTCGCTCTTCGCCGGCGTCGAGGGAATTGACCTCGCCCCCGCAAGGTAG
- a CDS encoding alcohol dehydrogenase catalytic domain-containing protein, producing the protein MRALVYDGKLRLRTDHPAPARRPGESLVSVSLAGICATDLEIVKGYMGFHGVLGHEFVGRVQESDRGDLVGKRVVGEINCPCGSCPLCLRGLGKHCPTRSVLGIQGHDGAFADLLVLPDANLHPVPEGVSDREAVFVEPLAAAWQALIQAAPAKGEETVVLGDGRLGILVAMVFVSEGFPVTLLGKHPEKLALAGAAGAETGLVGEARRLPRADLVVEATGSPSGLETALRIVRPAGRIVLKTTIAGPHTVGLASLVVDEVALIGSRCGPFNRALESLAAGAVDVSALAAAEFSLERGVEAMRAAAGALKVLLAVS; encoded by the coding sequence ATGCGCGCGCTCGTATACGACGGGAAGCTCCGCCTGCGCACCGACCACCCGGCGCCGGCGCGCCGGCCCGGTGAGTCGCTCGTCTCCGTTTCGCTCGCGGGGATCTGCGCCACCGACCTCGAGATCGTCAAGGGGTACATGGGGTTTCACGGCGTCCTCGGGCACGAGTTCGTCGGGCGCGTACAGGAGAGCGATCGCGGCGACCTCGTCGGGAAACGGGTGGTGGGGGAGATCAACTGCCCCTGCGGTTCCTGCCCGCTGTGTCTCCGCGGCCTCGGGAAGCACTGCCCGACGCGAAGCGTCCTCGGGATACAGGGGCACGACGGGGCGTTCGCCGATCTCCTCGTTTTGCCGGACGCGAACCTCCACCCGGTGCCCGAGGGCGTCTCGGACCGGGAGGCGGTCTTCGTCGAGCCGCTCGCGGCCGCCTGGCAGGCGCTGATCCAGGCGGCCCCCGCGAAGGGGGAGGAGACGGTGGTGCTCGGGGACGGGCGGCTCGGCATCCTCGTCGCGATGGTCTTCGTGTCGGAAGGTTTCCCGGTGACGCTGCTCGGGAAGCACCCGGAGAAGCTCGCCCTCGCAGGCGCGGCGGGCGCCGAGACCGGCCTGGTAGGGGAGGCGCGCCGGCTGCCGCGGGCGGACCTGGTGGTGGAGGCGACCGGCAGCCCCTCGGGACTCGAGACGGCCCTGCGGATCGTGCGCCCCGCGGGGAGGATCGTTCTCAAGACCACGATCGCCGGCCCGCATACGGTGGGGCTCGCGTCGCTCGTCGTGGACGAGGTTGCGCTTATCGGCTCCCGCTGCGGCCCGTTCAACCGGGCGCTGGAGTCGCTCGCCGCGGGCGCGGTGGATGTCTCCGCGCTGGCGGCCGCCGAGTTTTCGCTGGAGCGGGGCGTGGAGGCGATGCGCGCCGCCGCGGGCGCGCTCAAGGTGCTGCTGGCCGTCTCGTGA
- the trpC gene encoding indole-3-glycerol phosphate synthase TrpC yields MGSSDPIERLLERIVAAKRRRVAQSRRETPVSALDARARRRTPRDLGAALAARPFAVIAETKKASPSAGLIRPDYDPAAIARGYEAAGAAAISVLTEESRFSGEMAHLLLVREAVSLPVLRKDFIVDEYQVHESAAAGADAVLLIARLLPGRELARLAARCLDLGLTPLVEVHAEEEVEAAVGSGARVIGINNRDLQTLSVGLETTFALKPLIPPDRIVVSESGIRNPADLDALSSCGVRAALVGERLLAEADPGRALAALIGGMAGAAAPGGRR; encoded by the coding sequence TTGGGCTCTTCTGATCCAATCGAACGCCTCCTCGAGAGGATCGTCGCGGCGAAGCGGCGCCGGGTCGCGCAGAGCCGGCGCGAGACGCCCGTCTCCGCCCTGGACGCGCGGGCGAGGCGGCGGACGCCGCGCGACCTCGGCGCCGCCCTCGCGGCGCGGCCGTTCGCGGTGATCGCCGAGACGAAGAAGGCCTCCCCCTCCGCCGGGCTCATCCGTCCCGACTACGATCCGGCGGCCATCGCCCGCGGCTACGAGGCGGCGGGGGCGGCGGCGATCTCCGTGCTCACCGAGGAGAGCCGTTTCTCGGGCGAAATGGCCCACCTCCTCCTGGTGCGGGAGGCGGTCTCCCTCCCGGTGCTGCGGAAGGATTTCATCGTGGACGAGTACCAGGTGCACGAATCGGCGGCGGCGGGCGCCGACGCCGTCCTGCTCATCGCGCGGCTGCTTCCCGGGCGGGAACTCGCCCGCCTGGCCGCCCGCTGCCTCGACCTCGGCCTCACGCCCCTCGTCGAGGTCCACGCCGAGGAGGAGGTCGAGGCGGCCGTGGGATCGGGGGCGCGCGTCATCGGCATCAACAACCGGGATCTGCAGACCCTCTCGGTCGGGCTCGAGACGACGTTCGCCCTGAAGCCGCTGATCCCGCCCGATAGGATCGTGGTGAGCGAGAGCGGCATCCGGAACCCCGCGGACCTGGACGCCCTCTCCTCCTGCGGCGTCCGGGCGGCGCTCGTCGGCGAGCGGCTGCTCGCCGAGGCCGATCCCGGCCGCGCCCTCGCGGCGCTCATCGGGGGGATGGCCGGCGCCGCGGCGCCCGGGGGACGCCGATGA
- a CDS encoding phosphoribosylanthranilate isomerase produces MTVRVKICGITNAADALLAVEAGADALGFVFAPSPRRVSVEEAAAIVGALPPFVAAVGVFVNERPARIREIVARCGLGFVQFHGDEGPEECGLFGARAIKAFRVKDAEALGGIERYPVGAFLLDGHLPGVRGGTGTAFRWELAAVAAAAGKPIILSGGLTAENVARAVAAAAPYAVDVSSGVESAPGKKDRARMEEFVRRAKAAGADPRPGTGGGR; encoded by the coding sequence ATGACGGTCCGCGTGAAGATCTGCGGCATCACGAACGCCGCCGACGCCCTCCTCGCCGTCGAAGCGGGCGCGGACGCCCTCGGCTTCGTCTTCGCCCCGAGCCCGCGCCGCGTCTCCGTCGAGGAGGCCGCGGCGATCGTCGGGGCCCTGCCGCCGTTCGTCGCGGCGGTGGGGGTGTTCGTGAACGAGCGCCCGGCGCGCATCCGGGAGATCGTCGCGCGCTGCGGCCTCGGTTTCGTCCAGTTCCACGGGGACGAGGGGCCGGAGGAGTGCGGCCTGTTCGGCGCTCGCGCGATCAAGGCGTTCCGCGTGAAGGACGCGGAGGCCCTGGGCGGGATCGAACGGTACCCGGTCGGCGCGTTTTTGCTGGACGGCCATCTCCCCGGCGTCCGCGGGGGGACGGGGACGGCGTTCCGGTGGGAGCTCGCCGCCGTCGCGGCCGCCGCGGGGAAACCGATCATCCTCTCCGGGGGGCTCACCGCCGAGAACGTGGCGCGGGCCGTCGCCGCGGCGGCGCCGTACGCAGTGGACGTCAGCAGCGGCGTCGAATCGGCGCCGGGGAAAAAGGACCGGGCGCGCATGGAGGAGTTCGTCAGGCGCGCGAAGGCGGCCGGCGCGGATCCGCGGCCGGGGACGGGAGGG